The stretch of DNA CTTCTTCCCCGTAGATTCTCCCTTTGCATCATCTGCCTCACCTTCCAGGGTCTCCAATTGCCTTGACAAAACACAAAATGAGAGAGATTCCAAAAAGGGTTTCAGTATGACTGGGTGAGACTATGCTACATATGAAGATTACTCCCGACATAGCTTGGCTCAATATGGGGTCCGACGGAACTCCGTCTCACCCGCTCATCTGTTTACGGAACATAAAATTTACTGAGAGGGTCGTAGTTAGATCTGTTGGGCGTTATACGTAACATCAATGACATTTACTGGACAAGCACAATCATTCATCTATCTTGCAGATTTGAAATGATGCTCTCGTTTTCTATGTTTCTGCCGCTCTCTTTTTCACTAAAAGGGCATCCATCCCTTGTCGCTTTTTAGTTGATTTGAGGATTAGTGGCCCTCGGCATTTCATCaatgaaaatattattgtgTATGCTGTTTACTGCATCATACCATTTATACTGTCTATGTACGAAGGGACGATGGACAGAGGAAAAGACTAAAGCCTCGTTATGATCGATCACAATGGTATCAAGGGACCCCGAAAATTCAACACCAGCCCCGAATTAACCAGTGACTAATAGAACGAGACATTACAGGTAAGTACCTAAAATGACTCGCAGCAAGGAGAAGCCATGTGGCCATATCAGAAGCTGGATCATGGGAGACCAAATACTTATTCGCTAAAAACGAATCCATCGCCCAAAGATTTGAACATTAATGTTTGATCGCGCGCACACAATTTATACCAATtaacaagaaaagaaaagaagaatttCAAGCCCTTCATCACCAAGAGTAGGTTTTATCACCATAGATGGTGAACATCGTCTGTCATAAATAATTTCTCCAGCACTGAAAATATTCAAGGACTAACTGGAATGAAGCTCAACCGATTATCACGGGACAATTGAGTTAAAAGTTTGAGTCGAAAAAAATTATCACCATCAAAATAGGCAATATCCAACATATTACATTACGTGTTTTTTGTcggaaatcattttaaaaaaagaaattaacAAAGACCAGTTTAAAAACTGACCCCTGATGACCCACATCCAAGAATTCACCActcccaaaaatttaaataacaaaaaaaataagcACTAAGCTTAAAATTGCAGCACTCTGCACGATTAATAGATTAATACAGTATGAAACCACAAATGTCACAAACAATCTCAATATCAGGTGGGGGTGAACAACGGTAGAAGATAGCAGTCTTCAAGTATGGGAGCTTCTCATTGCACTTAGAACTACAAAACGGGAAATAAAACCGACGAACATTTCTTAACACACCGACATATTTCTGCAAGAATTGCAACAATTTGTCCACAGATCATAACAGATAACTCAGTTCATCTCGAACCATGATTAATTGACCAAGATAACAGCATCAACGTTCCTCAGATCAGCCAATCTTTCATCTGTTGAAATAAATTAGGAAACGTATTCAATCCAGGTAAATTACTATGTTACTGCAATGTATGGACACACAAAGATGAGAACCTAGAAAGACTCCTGCTACTACTCTTACTGGGGCTCCTGCTTGGACTGCGTCCTTTTGGACTCTTACTTGCTAGTTTCTGGTGCTGAAACTTGTCAGAAATAAACAGGGCAAAGCAAATACAAAGAATGTGGTGGCAGAAAAGCACCAAGCGCTCAACAACAATCCAACTGTAAACTTAACCAAGGAAGACAAACATTAACCAGACTTGAGGATAAACTTACAGATGGTTTTGGAGATCTGGATCTTGATGGAGATCTGCAAAAGTTCCAGAAACAACCTAATTTAATATCCTGACGAGCCTCTTAACAAGTTTGATCCAAGTTCCTTGATGTCACTTCCATGTCAGTGTGACCATGACCAACATAGACAGGaagctcaaaaatattttagcaaACAGTATGACAAAAAAACTTGACAGAACAGAAGAAACAAAGCCCACCTAAGCAAGCAACCTACCTAACGAAAAAGAAACGAGACCTTGACACACAGCCAACAAAAGCTCTTTGAAAGACCAATATgaaagatatcaaaggaatGAATAAACAATCTGATAGAATGCTTTGGTAGCTTAGCAGCATTGTAGACGGTTTATACATTTCCACTGCATAAAGGTGATCCCTTAATCAAATGGCAATTAGTTCACTGTCCAGCTTCATAATTGTAATCCATAGTCTTCATTGTTTCCAATCTATGGACATTGTGATGCTCATTAGATTAGAGTCATCATGAAGGGTTCTTAAGTTACCATCTATATAACAGCATACCTCCACAAAGAAAAGAATTGCAGCCAACTGAATCAATATCACCCAATCAGATCCTAATATGCAATCCCCACATAGCGCAAATATCCATATCTAAAAAGACAAAAAGGCAATCCCATGTTCACAAACAAAGAATTAGAAACATGTTGTTTGAGAGTGGGCACATTTCTTAACACTCAGATAAAAAAATCAAGAAGGGCAGGGTATATTATTCTTTTCAGTGTAGGCTGGGGTGGGGGTTGTAAGAAGACACTTTTTACCATGTCCAGTGTGGGCCACAAAAAACGTGAAGGACTCGTAATTCACTCAATTAAATAGGTTCAGATATTTTGAATTGGCATTTTCTAAATTATTCCCATGTTAGTTAATCCCAGGATCCAGCTTTAACCTAGTACTTCACTAGTTCCTGTAAAAAATTTGCCATTATCCAGCATGAAGGTCCTTGAAAATTACTGAAAAATATAAATGCAACTAAAAAAAAGTGGCATGTTTCATACATACAACAATTTCATGTTATGCATCTCTGTCTATTAACAACTGCAGATGCCTCCTAAAAATGCATCAATTTTACCTCTTACTAAATCACAGTTGTGCCCCACCCCTCAAGAGGCTACTCCCACAAGCATCAAGATAGTATATGCATGCATCACTATTGCTAGTAAAAAATCTCCTGAACCAAATGCAGGAAGATTCAAAAGTGGCTGGTGGGACtgtagtaataatttttcaaataaagTTTCACTGAAATACTTTTTCACATTATTAAAACAGGAATCAATAAAACTTCCCGATCTGCCAATCCTAAAAGAAGCATCCTCGATAATAAAACCAGCTTCCGGCATCTGTCTAGTCTGTTTACACCACATCGAAACACTTCTTATTTCTAAAACTTACTTACAAATGAATCAGTTAAAATGTAAGTTCAAAAGAATATCCCATTGAAGCAATCTGAAATGAGAAAGCATCAATAGAAACCCATACATGACAGAAAGCCGATCTGAAACTTCAACTCTATAGGAAAAGGAAACAGGCTTAGAACAAAATTTGAAGCAAACAAAGATACACCTGAAATACATTTATTTTAGGTCCATTCATCATCAGGAAATTCTTTACCAGACCAACAACAGTAAGATTCCAACTCTAGATTACCAACCCAAGTCACTACAAATATATACCAGGACAGCCTCTTCCATCGATAGAAAATTTCCTATGTTTGAGATCTACAAGGATGAAAATATACAAAATGTATCTATCATACAGAACATTTGGTCGAGAGTAGAGAAATCAGACTATGCTGGCAAAAGAATTGACATCTAAGTATCTAACCAAATGAGcataaaaattatccaattgaaCCATAAAGATGCATCAACCAAAGAAATCGAAACTAGTAGTAAATGAGATTTACAATGTATAAAGTCACACATATAGTATCAAAGCGAAGAAAGGGTGTGCCTTCTCTAAAGAGACATCTGTTACTAGcactaaaaaataatcatagaaAAAGGTTTACCTTGACACAGAGCGTGCTTTTGACCCAGAACGCGACCGAGAAGAGACAGACTTTGAACGACTTCTTGAGCGGCGTGATGCTTTTCTTTTAGGCGACTTGCTGTAACGAGAAACAATGAATAGATAGATTTACCATAACTGTTGAAGCCACCAGACCAAGAAGCAAAAAAGAAATCACATGGTAACAAAATTCAACCTTTTACTCCTGCTGTGGCTCAGACTAGCGCTCCGGCCGCGACCATTGCTCTTTCCTTTTGAGTAGGAAGGGCTGCGGCTGCGACTGCGGCTTCTGGAACGGGTTGAATCGTATTCCTTTACCTTTGCACATGAATAAAGGATATTGTGAGACTGCTTGTAATCATAGTACATAAAAAACAACACCAACGCAACACTTAAACATCATCATACATGAATTCTAGCCCTAGAAAAGGCATTCCGAAATTCAGAGTCGTCGAGTTTCTTGATCTGCATGAGAGAGAAACAATTGAAGGGACTTTCAAATGGATTTCCGCAGATTCAACAGCAAGAATCATATAATTTTATCTCACAGCATATTTCATGTCATCATAATTTGTGTAGTCTGCTATCCCCGTTTTGCCTGCAGGACAAAGTAAAGAATGCTTTAAGAATACTCCAAAAAACATGATTCCAGCTTCAAGGAACCAGCACAGATTATCAGAAAAAGTAGGAACCAAATGCTCGCAGCAAAAAATATGTAATGACTAGTATAATCGCCTTAAACAGATAAAAGAGCACAAGTTTTTATGCCCGGTAAAGTTGCGGCCTCAAAAAAGTCCAAGAGACAACAATAACACTTTAACAGCGAGTACGTAGGAGTCCATCCAGAAGCCACGTGTTTTTCAGGCTATCTGAAAGGCCCTGAACACAAAAGAGAAGCCCCAACAAAACTTATTTTTAGAGGAAGTGCAAAGCTCAGGAAAGTATTCGCGATCGAATAATAGAACCCTCTCATAATTTTCTAGAGCCGTCGATTGTCATCCTAATCAATGATAAGGATGAACTTCCTCTCCATCCCCAACCCCATGCCCCAACCAAACTATCCCAGCACCATAGGTGTAGCAACACAAAAAACAATTACTTACTCATACTTCCAAACGccaaaataaaatgaaaccCCGAATTATCATATGATTATGCAAGGTTAATCATCTTACCGCTTCCCTCATTGAAAACTTGGGAAAAGCAAACATCACCAGCTCGACGCATGTGATCCTAAACATGAAATGCACAAGACCACCATGATACAACAAGTTAGAGTTATATAACTAATGtagctggtcatagtaaaataACATAGAGAATAACGCTTACTTTGAGGTCTTGCCACGATGCAGAATGGGGCAGTCCAGTGATCAAAACTGAACAACAAAGCAGGTGAGAGAATATCAGAAAAGTCGTAACATCCTGAAACATTCACAAGAGGATAATACACCAACCTCTGTAGTCAGAGCGCCTTGAAACTCCACCACGAGGACCCCTACTACTGCTATGGCTACTATGACGATCTGTTGATGAATTGCCACGGCCACCATGTGCAAGTTCAACCTGTGTAGATATAAATCACAGGTAACTTAAGCaaataaatgaaaagaaaaataagtAAGTCATAACACAACTAACCCGTAGACGATGTCCATCAAAATCATATCCATCACGACCTCGAATGGCATCTTCAGCATCACGAACATCTTCGAACTATCAATGCATGGTGTAGGTTAGAAAAAGTCCATGAACTGAAAAAATGGCACCAAAGGCAACCTGCACTTACCTCAACAAAGGCATAGCCAGGAGGCCTTGGAGGAACCTTCAATTCGATATGCACAATAGATCCATACTGCAACAATAATCCCAATCATAAGATGTTAGGCAAACgtaaagtttaaatttttcatGTTCAACTAAGACAACATAAAAAATACCATGTAAATAGTAAGCCGGATTTATATATCATCAAAAAAAGAAAACTATCACGATTGCAACTTTTGCTAAATGTATGTCCTTTTCTCCCAGTGAGTCCTTTACCTTGGAGGACAAATAAAAGGGTAGCAGAAGCTTGAAGTTTAAAGTAACTCCAACTACAATAACATTTAAACAAGTTATTCTGCAAATGCAGGAGTTATGTTAGCTTATCTATTCAATGTAGATTGTTCACAGGAGGTCCAAGTTCGCTTGAGTTAGTTGGGTCACATGAATGCATATCCAAGTAAATTCGACAATTCGGGATATAGAAATTTGATGAAACCATATTTCTGGAAAGAATTCAGGCTCCACAAACCCCCGTTCTCTAAAATACATCCCACTTATCTCTATTAAATTTCTTCTTCCGTTTATCACGAAATAAAATAACTACCTTGTAAAATAAATCTTCCACATCTCGCTCGCGAATGTCACCAGGAAGGTTACCAACATAGAGAGTTCGATCACTTCTGCATGAGCGACTCATTCTTCCTGTTGAAATTTAAGCAACTGGTCCACAAATCAGACGaatgacatatatataaattactAGAGCATACAAACACCAAAATGGTTCAGGAGTACATGTACGTGCACCATTAAAAAAACCAGGAAAAACTTAAAACTTATAACATgcgattgaaattgaattacaatcaataaatcaacataataaaaaaaaactcaacGCTGAATCAAGAAACtcttcaaaaaaagaaaaaaaaaccgtCGATAACGATTTCCATCTCGACAATAATTACAAATACACAAGCGCATAAACAGCGGGTCAAACTCAAACAAAATCACCAACAGGCGGCTGAAATGGAGAATTTACTCACCGGCAGCAGTAGACAACCGAGAG from Primulina tabacum isolate GXHZ01 chromosome 3, ASM2559414v2, whole genome shotgun sequence encodes:
- the LOC142539377 gene encoding serine/arginine-rich splicing factor SR30-like isoform X3, whose product is MSRSCRSDRTLYVGNLPGDIRERDVEDLFYKYGSIVHIELKVPPRPPGYAFVEFEDVRDAEDAIRGRDGYDFDGHRLRVELAHGGRGNSSTDRHSSHSSSRGPRGGVSRRSDYRVLITGLPHSASWQDLKDHMRRAGDVCFSQVFNEGSGKTGIADYTNYDDMKYAIKKLDDSEFRNAFSRARIHVKEYDSTRSRSRSRSRSPSYSKGKSNGRGRSASLSHSRSKSKSPKRKASRRSRSRSKSVSSRSRSGSKARSVSRSPSRSRSPKPSKLASKSPKGRSPSRSPSKSSSRSLSR
- the LOC142539377 gene encoding serine/arginine-rich-splicing factor SR34-like isoform X4; translated protein: MSRSCRSDRTLYVGNLPGDIRERDVEDLFYKYGSIVHIELKVPPRPPGYAFVEFEDVRDAEDAIRGRDGYDFDGHRLRVELAHGGRGNSSTDRHSSHSSSRGPRGGVSRRSDYRVLITGLPHSASWQDLKDHMRRAGDVCFSQVFNEGSGKTGIADYTNYDDMKYAIKKLDDSEFRNAFSRARIHVKEYDSTRSRSRSRSRSPSYSKGKSNGRGRSASLSHSRSKSKSPKRKASRRSRSRSKSVSSRSRSGSKARSVSRYGYLRYVGIAY
- the LOC142539377 gene encoding serine/arginine-rich splicing factor SR30-like isoform X2, translating into MSRSCRSDRTLYVGNLPGDIRERDVEDLFYKYGSIVHIELKVPPRPPGYAFVEFEDVRDAEDAIRGRDGYDFDGHRLRVELAHGGRGNSSTDRHSSHSSSRGPRGGVSRRSDYRVLITGLPHSASWQDLKDHMRRAGDVCFSQVFNEGSGKTGIADYTNYDDMKYAIKKLDDSEFRNAFSRARIHVKEYDSTRSRSRSRSRSPSYSKGKSNGRGRSASLSHSRSKSKSPKRKASRRSRSRSKSVSSRSRSGSKARSVSRSPSRSRSPKPSHQKLASKSPKGRSPSRSPSKSSSRSLSR
- the LOC142539377 gene encoding serine/arginine-rich-splicing factor SR34-like isoform X5, with product MSRSCRSDRTLYVGNLPGDIRERDVEDLFYKYGSIVHIELKVPPRPPGYAFVEFEDVRDAEDAIRGRDGYDFDGHRLRVELAHGGRGNSSTDRHSSHSSSRGPRGGVSRRSDYRVLITGLPHSASWQDLKDHMRRAGDVCFSQVFNEGSGKTGIADYTNYDDMKYAIKKLDDSEFRNAFSRARIHVKEYDSTRSRSRSRSRSPSYSKGKSNGRGRSASLSHSRSKSKSPKRKASRRSRSRSKSVSSRSRSGSKARSVSRSQT
- the LOC142539377 gene encoding serine/arginine-rich splicing factor SR30-like isoform X1 codes for the protein MSRSCRSDRTLYVGNLPGDIRERDVEDLFYKYGSIVHIELKVPPRPPGYAFVEFEDVRDAEDAIRGRDGYDFDGHRLRVELAHGGRGNSSTDRHSSHSSSRGPRGGVSRRSDYRVLITGLPHSASWQDLKDHMRRAGDVCFSQVFNEGSGKTGIADYTNYDDMKYAIKKLDDSEFRNAFSRARIHVKEYDSTRSRSRSRSRSPSYSKGKSNGRGRSASLSHSRSKSKSPKRKASRRSRSRSKSVSSRSRSGSKARSVSRSPSRSRSPKPSFQHQKLASKSPKGRSPSRSPSKSSSRSLSR